The genomic segment TACCGGAGACCTGGCCGGTAGCATGCGGCCAGACCGGCCGGGGTGCCGACCGGCCGCCACCGGTCGCCCACCGGTCAGCCACCGAACGAACGTGCCGAGGAGGTCCGCTGATGGCGGGAGAGCCGCAGGCCGACTGTCTGTTCTGCAAGATCGTGGCGGGGGAGGTGCCGGCCACGCTGGTCCGCGAGAGCGAGACCACGGTCGCCTTCCGCGACATAAACCCCCAGGCCCCGACGCACGTCCTCGTCATCCCCCGGGCGCACCACCCCGACGCGGCCTCCGTCGCGGCGGCCGATCCGCAGCTTGCCGCGGACATCCTCCGCGAGGCGGGCGCCGTCGCCGCCGACGAACACATCGACGACTCCGGCTACCGCATCGTCCTCAACACCGGCGCCGGAGCGGGGCAGACGGTCTTCCACGTCCACGCGCACGTCCTCGGCGGACGCGGCCTCAACTGGCCCCCCGGGTAGTCCCGTTGACCCGCGAGCTCATCGTCCTCGGCACCGCCAGCCAGGTTCCCACCCGGCAGCGCAACCACCACGGCTGCATACTGCGCTGGGACGGCGAGGGCATCCTGTTCGATCCCGGCGAGGGCACCCAGCGCCAGATGCTCTACGCGGGCGCGGCCGTCCACGACATCACCCGCATCTGCGTCACGCACTTCCACGGCGACCACTCGCTGGGCCTCGCCGGCGTCATCCAGCGCATCAACCTCGACCGGGTGCCCCACCCCGTCACCGCGCACTACCCGGCCAGTGGCGCCCACTATTTCGAACGGCTCCGCTACGCCACCTCCTACTACGAGGCCGTGGAGCTGGTCGAACACCCGGTGCACGGGGACGGGGTCATCGCCGAGACCGAACCGTTCACCCTGGAGACCCGGCGCCTCTCCCACCCCGTCGAGGCCTTCGGCTACAAGCTGACCGAACCGGACGGGCGCCACATGCTCCCCGAGCGGCTGGCCGCGTACGGCATCTCCGGCCCGGACGTCGGCCGGCTGATCCGTGAGGGCAGCCTGGAGACGGAGGAGCACGGCACCGTCCACGTCGAGCAGGCGAGCGAGGTGCGGCGCGGACAGCGCTTCGCGTTCGTGATGGACACCCGGCTCTGCGAGGGCGCGGAGGCGCTCGCCGAGGGCTGCGACATGCTCGTCACCGAGTCCACCTTCCTGGACGAGGACGAGCGGCTGGCGGCCGAGGCCGGCCACCTCACCGCCGGGCAGGCCGCCCGGCTGGCCACCACCGCCGGTGTGCGGCACCTGGTGCTCACCCACTTCTCCCAGCGGTACACCGACGCGGAGGAGTTCGGGCGGCAGGCCCGCGCCGCGGGCTTCGGCGGTGAGCTGACGGTGGCGCGGGACCTCATGCGGGTCCCGGTGCCGAAACGCCACTGACCCCCGGCGTCCCCGCCGGCCGCGACAGGCCCCGACAGGCCCCGACAGGCCCCGACAGGCCCGGGAAAACCACTCGGGCCCTGTCAGCCCCCCGTCGTACCCTGGAGCACGAGAGAAACCGCACGGCACCGATGCGGTGTACCGAACAGAGAAGGCGGGATCAGCAGGCCCCAGAGCCGGCCCATGACGCAGACACCTTCAGCACAGAACCCCGACGAGGGGCAGGCGCGCGCCCGCTTCACCGTCCCGGCCAACCACCCGATGGTGACGGTCCTGGGCTCCGGAGACTCCCTGCTGCGCGTGATCGAGAAATCCTTTCCCCGCACCGACATCCACGTCCGGGGCAACGAGGTCAGCGCGGTCGGTGACCCGGCGGAAGTCGCCCTGGTCCAACGCCTGTTCGACGAGATGATGCTGGTGCTGCGCACCGGCCAGCCGATGACGGAGGACGCCGTGGAGCGCTCGATCGCCATGCTCCGCGCTCCCGGGAACGGCGAGGCGGGGGCCGAGACCCCGGCCCAGGTGCTCACGCAGAACATCCTCTCCAACCGCGGCCGCACCATCCGCCCCAAGACGCTCAACCAGAAGCGCTACGTCGACGCCATCGACCGGCACACCATCGTCTTCGGCATCGGCCCGGCCGGCACCGGCAAGACGTATCTGGCCATGGCCAAGGCGGTCCAGGCCCTGCAGTCCAAGCAGGTCAACCGGATCATCCTGACCCGGCCCGCGGTCGAGGCGGGGGAGCGGCTCGGCTTCCTGCCGGGCACGCTCTACGAGAAGATCGACCCGTATCTCCGCCCGCTCTACGACGCGCTGCACGACATGCTCGACCCCGATTCCATCCCCCGCCTGATGGCGGCCGGGACGATCGAGGTGGCCCCGCTGGCGTACATGCGCGGCCGGACGCTCAACGACGCCTTCATCATCCTCGACGAGGCGCAGAACACCAGCGCCGAGCAGATGAAGATGTTCCTCACCCGGCTCGGCTTCGACTCCAAGATCGTGATCACCGGTGACGTCACCCAGGTGGACCTGCCCGGCGGCACCAAGAGCGGTCTGCGCCAGGTGCAGGAGATCCTCCACAATGTGGAGGACGTCCACTTCGCCCGGCTGACCAGCACCGACGTCGTCCGCCACAAGCTGGTGGG from the Streptomyces xinghaiensis S187 genome contains:
- a CDS encoding histidine triad nucleotide-binding protein — translated: MAGEPQADCLFCKIVAGEVPATLVRESETTVAFRDINPQAPTHVLVIPRAHHPDAASVAAADPQLAADILREAGAVAADEHIDDSGYRIVLNTGAGAGQTVFHVHAHVLGGRGLNWPPG
- a CDS encoding ribonuclease Z — its product is MTRELIVLGTASQVPTRQRNHHGCILRWDGEGILFDPGEGTQRQMLYAGAAVHDITRICVTHFHGDHSLGLAGVIQRINLDRVPHPVTAHYPASGAHYFERLRYATSYYEAVELVEHPVHGDGVIAETEPFTLETRRLSHPVEAFGYKLTEPDGRHMLPERLAAYGISGPDVGRLIREGSLETEEHGTVHVEQASEVRRGQRFAFVMDTRLCEGAEALAEGCDMLVTESTFLDEDERLAAEAGHLTAGQAARLATTAGVRHLVLTHFSQRYTDAEEFGRQARAAGFGGELTVARDLMRVPVPKRH
- a CDS encoding PhoH family protein; translated protein: MTQTPSAQNPDEGQARARFTVPANHPMVTVLGSGDSLLRVIEKSFPRTDIHVRGNEVSAVGDPAEVALVQRLFDEMMLVLRTGQPMTEDAVERSIAMLRAPGNGEAGAETPAQVLTQNILSNRGRTIRPKTLNQKRYVDAIDRHTIVFGIGPAGTGKTYLAMAKAVQALQSKQVNRIILTRPAVEAGERLGFLPGTLYEKIDPYLRPLYDALHDMLDPDSIPRLMAAGTIEVAPLAYMRGRTLNDAFIILDEAQNTSAEQMKMFLTRLGFDSKIVITGDVTQVDLPGGTKSGLRQVQEILHNVEDVHFARLTSTDVVRHKLVGRIVDAYDRYDSREDGHDGARGHGRGHGHPGK